aaaaaaggataGCAGGACCTAGGGATGCGAGTGGATTTATGCCAAACCCGCATATAGGTCATTTTTAGGTGGGTTTCCACTAAACCCAGCTAAAAAAATAAATTATATCCAAGTTCACAGAAAACCCCCAGCATTCCTAGCAGGCTAGCACTGCTGAATCATCTAGTGGAAGCAAGACATTTTACAATAGTTGTGTTACATATGGAAATAGGAAACTCATGCGATAAGCAGCCGCATCTGATCAATCCAGGGGCTGCCAATCCACAGCATCATTAATGTGACCGTTGGGAATAATATATTACTGAAAtaaaagttcaaaataattGGAACTTCCTATAAATGGCATAAATAAGTAAGGTAATCCACAATAACTCTAATGTGACCGGAAATTATTATATTGCTAAGAGAAGTTAGCAGTCGAAATAAAACTTAATGCACGGAATGCAGCATTAGCCATTTTTAGGCATTATGCCGCACAAATGGTTAGGCAAATAGCAACAGGCAGAACTGAGCCTGGTAAGCGCTTTCTGTGCTGAGTGAGCTTACCAAGTTAACCAGCCAGAAGAGGAACCAAATCATCGGTAATGTAACCCAAAGGGATGAAGCTCAAATGCTATTGAATTGTTCAATGGCTATCATCTCAACATCCTCATATTGGCTCTGAGAGAGACCAACGAGGTGTACGGTTCGCGGAAGCAACTCGTCATATATGGTTCAGGCTGGGCATAATTACCCGATAACCGAAAAAACCGAACCGAATTACAcgaaaaccaaaccaaaccgaATTACCCGAAACCGAGAAAATTGGTCCCCAGTTTGGTCCTGTGTTCTCAATAACCGAAATAATTTCGGTCCATTCAGTTCTGGTCCTCGGTTAACCGATCTAACCGAAAAAACCGATATATACAAAGCCATCAATACAGCCTGTTAATTTCAGCCAGATAGCCTACTAGCACTCACCAGCCCAAGAGTCACAGGTACATAGATCTAACCCTAACCCTCCCACGCTCCCACCCCCATTCTCCCTGCCTCCCAGAGCTAAACGCGCTGCCGCCGTCTCCTGTCCCTGCGTTCAGCCGCTCGCCGTGGAAGGGGACACCGCCAGGCGCCAGCCCGCCACTCCCACGATAACAGCAGGCGAGCGCAGAGCGAGGCCTCAAATCTTGCATCCGGCAGCGCCTGCTCCCTCAACTGCTAGGTGAGTGGCCGGGTCACAGATCGAGGAGGTGGCTGCAAGCGTCTCCACTGCATGCAAGACCACAAGTCCACAACGGCACCAGCAATGCAGCAAGGCGTCAGGATTATTCTATGATTTGTGCATAGATCTGAATTTGTTTGATTTGGGATGGTTGTTCACTAAAGGAACTTGTAGATCTGAATCTGTGCAAGTGTTCCCTGCTTCTCTGCTTGAAATCTGtagcttttttttttgctttgctTCATCTGTAAGTGCAAGTGTTCCCTGTCTTTCAATTCCAGTTCGGTCACTTCGGTTAAGACCGAAACCGAACCCGAATTACCCAAAACCGAATTCATCGATCTCTATAAATTTAAATGACCGATCGGTCCCGACTTTTTAGTAACCGAAATTCGGAGAAAATCGAAGAACCGATCGGTTCGTTCGGTCTAACCAAATGCCCAGCCTGATATATGGTATAGCCCATCATGGAATTAACCCATGATTTTGATGGGGGTGACATCATTTTTATACTTCCACTAGCATGTGCCTATGAGGAACGAAATAGAAATGGGCCTATCCATGTCATTCCTCAAACCAAACAAGTGTGCTAAGAGTTTGGATCAATGGATCGTCACTATACCATTCCTCAAACCAGCACTTACAAGGAATAATTACCTTCAAACGTCAGCGCTAATAGAAATATTTCCAACAATCATGGAATGAACAGGGAAATGTTGAAACAACCAAAGGAAAATCCAGAACTTAGGGATTTCTCAATTTGACAGTCTAGTATGCTACAATGCTGGTATATCAAGTTTGTTTAGAAGCCCAATATGACATTGCACGTTCACTATTAGATAGCAGAGTCGAACTAAGAAGAAAagtgatttacaaaagttttTTAATGTATTTCAGACAGAGATCAAATTTAAACACAAGGATCCCAAGAAAAGTTGCCAAACTTCACCGTTTGTCCAATGTACAATCATTGTGTAGCCATCACACCAATAATAAAGCCTTTGTCCCAAGGAAGTTGGGGCAGACAAAAGCCAACCAAACAAGAGCCAAATAGAAGACAGGTGAAGGAGAAGGGCATGGTTTTTaagacattacagtgaggtGTGGCGACCCACCCCCTTCCAAACACCTATGCACTTATAAGGCCAGCCAAGGCAACGCCTTACCAGCCTGATAAAGAGGCAAAATGCAGCAGGGAGAAGGGGGAAAGAGGAAAAAGATGAATAAACAGAACAGGCAGAGGAACGCAAATAAACATAATCAATCATGCAAGAAGGCAGAGGCAAACAAAGGATGCAACCACAATTCTGAAGAACCAAAAATTTCTGGTATGAGCTTGAAGTATGTGAAGAAACATGGACTGCAGAAACTATTTGGTGAAAGTTTCACCAAGTAATAGTTCTATGACATCAAACATGGCAATGTAACTATCAGGAACTgcaaacaaagactaaccaagGATTCCTTATTTCAATTCATTTTTAATTGACTCTCTACTTAGATATCTTCCATTTATAGATTCCTTGTTTAAATTCACTTTTAGTTGACTCTCAACCTTGGTATCTTCCATTATTTTACTAATAGTACACGAAAAACGTCAAACGGTATAACTTTATTGATTAAGAAACTGGTACATGTATATAAAAAAAATGGACAAATAGAGAAGCTAACCAAGGAGAAAGATGAGTGCAGACAAAATACCAATCGTTGCAGAAATACATAAACAATCTGTGGAAGTGCCATTCCATGGTAAATCCAAAAGGTCAAACATAACAACAGTTTTTTTTTCAATTGTTAAGATTATCTAACACTAATCCAAAATCATTTGTTATATTTTGCCCCCTTCTTTTTAGGGGGAGAAAAGGTGCTACATGGAATCCACTTATGTGCTAGTATAATGAAATACTATCAACAACATTATGTTGACGACTCATTTATCATGTATCACTTTCACTTCCAATGTTGGTTGGTATCTAAATTGAGTTTGAACTTTTTGCACTCAGCTAACCACATCCAAACATAGGATTAAATCAACAAGGCAAAATCTTTCAGATTTTCAGCATACCTTTGACAGACAGGGCACTTCAGCTGGGAAAGCTTCCCATTGGCCCGGTAATTCTTCTTATCTGCTTCATTCTCATTCATCAGCTTCACCATCTTAAGAAAGGAGCTCTTCAGCGCCTTGGGGTCCACCCCCGTCTCTTCCACCTTCACCTGCTTCACGGCACGCGCCTCAgccttctgctgctgctgctggcgtcCAGAGGATTGCCCAGGCGCACCCCCATTGGCCTGATCCTCCCACTTCCGCTTCGGGACCGGCATGGGAAGCAGCCCAGCAGTGGGCAGAAGCGCAGGCATGGGCGGTGGAGCCCACCGCTCGAGGGGCGGGCGCAGCGGGAccagcggtggcggcggcggcggtggggccaAGAGGTGCGCCGgtatcggcggcggcggctggcggagctgcggcggcggctcgtgCGGGAGCGCGAAGTAGGTGCGCACGGTGCCGTCGGAGAGCGCGACGGTGCGGCGGTCGAGGTCCTCCAGCCcgtacggcggcggcggcgggatggcgttcatcacggcctccaccgcggccACGGTGAGCAGCGGCCGCGACGGGGGCAGGggcacgggcggcggcagcagcggcgaTGCGCCCCGGGGAGGCGGGTGCGCCTGCGGGTGCGGCGCGGGGAGCAGAgggggccggccggcctccccGTTGAGGCTCGGGGCAGGGTCCGGGGCCGCGGGCGCGGCACCactggtggcggtggcggcggcggcggcggcgttgccgGGGTGGGGGCGCTTGTTGGGGTTGTGGTCGGCTgcagacgacgacgacgacgacgccctGGAGGAGGGGGCCTGCGGGTtgcgcggcgccgccgctgccgccgcgggTGGAGGCATTGGCTTGTGCTTCGGATTCGGGTTGGCGGCCTTCATGGCGGGAGGATTTCTAGGGTTTCGCCGGGATCGACTCCGATTTGGGGACGGCGGAGGGTGGATGCATGCGGGAtaggtgggggacgagtccggGAGGTGGAGATTGACTTTAGCCGAGTGGGGAAAGTGTTTTAGGGATCATTCAAGTTGAGCAAGGTGATATGGAAGAGTATTATCCCTCTTCAATTTTTCCAAATTTGCCATATTTCACTAAA
Above is a genomic segment from Panicum hallii strain FIL2 chromosome 8, PHallii_v3.1, whole genome shotgun sequence containing:
- the LOC112903211 gene encoding protein SCARECROW 1-like isoform X2 — protein: MKAANPNPKHKPMPPPAAAAAAPRNPQAPSSRASSSSSSAADHNPNKRPHPGNAAAAAATATSGAAPAAPDPAPSLNGEAGRPPLLPAPHPQAHPPPRGASPLLPPPVPLPPSRPLLTVAAVEAVMNAIPPPPPYGLEDLDRRTVALSDGTVRTYFALPHEPPPQLRQPPPPIPAHLLAPPPPPPPLVPLRPPLERWAPPPMPALLPTAGLLPMPVPKRKWEDQANGGAPGQSSGRQQQQQKAEARAVKQVKVEETGVDPKALKSSFLKMVKLMNENEADKKNYRANGKLSQLKCPVCQRDSVDLHALLNHAYHAKNAEHRADHLGFHKALCVLMGWNYSVAPVHKTAYQALSTAAAEANQGDLILWPPTVIIENTYKSKNDGQKDVMSNKELESKLREMGFAVVDVEPLPGKDGHRSMQAKFPASLDGLNKASQLVELFERQGHGRATWARIRSIAPTADGGNNPMLVKVDGKGERTWVLYGYLATAWDLDMLDPESKQSVTVKSRKELDLD
- the LOC112903211 gene encoding leucine-rich repeat extensin-like protein 5 isoform X1; translated protein: MKAANPNPKHKPMPPPAAAAAAPRNPQAPSSRASSSSSSAADHNPNKRPHPGNAAAAAATATSGAAPAAPDPAPSLNGEAGRPPLLPAPHPQAHPPPRGASPLLPPPVPLPPSRPLLTVAAVEAVMNAIPPPPPYGLEDLDRRTVALSDGTVRTYFALPHEPPPQLRQPPPPIPAHLLAPPPPPPPLVPLRPPLERWAPPPMPALLPTAGLLPMPVPKRKWEDQANGGAPGQSSGRQQQQQKAEARAVKQVKVEETGVDPKALKSSFLKMVKLMNENEADKKNYRANGKLSQLKCPVCQRNGLCRCRCGATAWEGWAQVHASEVSS